The stretch of DNA AGAAGAATAATGTGAAGTAATGAAGTTACAGAAATGAAGTTAAGGAAGTAATCTGGATAAGGCCACAGCGCTAAGTAATTTTCTGGTCTGTTTGTCAAATGcgtgcatgtttttattattaaatacaacCAACAGTTTTAATCATTGCAATTTTTACACAACTGACAAATTCCTGTTATTTCACCATGTTGCcaatataattatattgatTAATGTAATCCTGTTGATGTCATATTATCCACGACAACTAAATTACATTTACCAGCATTCCTAATCCACTATCCTAAATTCTGTATTTTTCACACAGGATAGTCTTAATTATTGCATAGAATGATTTAGGCACATTTCTCAGTTTGTCCTCTCATTGATGCTGATAagaggtgtgttggtgtgtgtggttcGTTCAGGAGTCTCGCTCTGCATCCCGGAGTGTGAGTCCAAGGGGCTCTGGGAAGTCGGCAAGTCGCTCCCCAGCCCGGTCACCTGCCCGTTCTAAAGAAGGCTCCCGCTCTAAGTCTCGGTCTCAGTCCAGGTCAAAATCAGGGTcagtgactttttttcttttttttttacgcactCCACATGCATCTCTGTATCCTCTCTCTATGTCCATTTGATAAATTTGATCAAAACAGTAGATGCATGTCTGTCTTTTAAAGCAGCTGTAGGGAAATTAGATATGAATAACCACAGAACCAGTATGAATGTTGGAAGTGATTCTATCTACATAGGTCTCACTCCCATCGTGGCTCAAGGAGACACTATAGCCGATCTCGCTCCCGCTCAAGGTCCTATCGCCGCCGATCTCACAGTAGGTCCTACAGTGGAGAGCGCCGGCGCAGGAGTCATAGCCGCTCACCGATGTCCAACCGCCGCAGACATTGTGGCAATCGCGTAAGTGCTCaatataccttttttaaagtcaGCGTTGTGCTCTTTTTGCATACTGTCTGACTATATTCATCTTGAATTCTAAACACGACTATGTattaattaaagaaagaaaagaaactctaAAGGAGTTTAAAGAACTCCTCAGAATCTTAATATCTTTAAAATTGCAGGCTAATCCAGACCCAAACGGTTGCGTGGGAGTGTTTGGTCTGAGCTTGTACACCACAGAGAGGGATCTGAGGGACGTCTTCTCTAAATACGGCCCCCTGGCGGATGTCTCTATTGTGTATGACCAGCAGTCGAGGCGCTCTCGGGGCTTTGCTTTCGTCTACTTCGAGACCAAAGATGACGCTAATGAGGTATAAGAACATGAGTTGGCGAAAAGTCCCCTGGCTAACCTGTTCCTGGAAATATCTTCTGGGTTTAAAGAGGCAAATATGTTTGTTCACGGTCAGGCAAAGGAACGAGCTAATGGCATGGAGCTGGATGGTCGTAGGATCAGGGTGGACTTCTCCATTACGAAAAGACCTCACACACCAACCCCTGGAATCTACATGGGTCGGCCCACATAGTAAGGCATCTTAGTGTTTGTGTGgattgattttatatatatatatatacatatatacacacacacacacacacacacacacacacacacacacacttttatttaccAGTTAAGATATTGAGATCAGCCATCTCAAGGtacaaatatttacagaaagacaaagaataTTGTAAAGGTTTATATTGTGCCATATTGGAAGTGTATCATCAGAGGTGAGTAATCACTTCCTCAAGAACTGCATGTGACATGCCataaacaaaattaattaatctaAATCAAAGTTACAAAATAGACACAGACTACTGCCCATACAACCATATTTATAGAACTTCCGGCTGTATTGTTAGTTTGCTAAAACTACCAGATGCAGAGCT from Cyclopterus lumpus isolate fCycLum1 chromosome 21, fCycLum1.pri, whole genome shotgun sequence encodes:
- the tra2b gene encoding transformer-2 protein homolog beta isoform X2, with translation MSENDKGYAERESRSASRSVSPRGSGKSASRSPARSPARSKEGSRSKSRSQSRSKSGSHSHRGSRRHYSRSRSRSRSYRRRSHSRSYSGERRRRSHSRSPMSNRRRHCGNRANPDPNGCVGVFGLSLYTTERDLRDVFSKYGPLADVSIVYDQQSRRSRGFAFVYFETKDDANEAKERANGMELDGRRIRVDFSITKRPHTPTPGIYMGRPTYGGGGGGGGSGSSSGGGGGGGGGGGGGGGGSSSSGGGGGSGPSGPRRNSRDYDRGYDRGYDRGYDRGGCDRYDDRDHYRSYRRSPSPYYRGAYRSRSRSRSYSPRRY
- the tra2b gene encoding transformer-2 protein homolog beta isoform X3, with the protein product MSNRRRHCGNRANPDPNGCVGVFGLSLYTTERDLRDVFSKYGPLADVSIVYDQQSRRSRGFAFVYFETKDDANEAKERANGMELDGRRIRVDFSITKRPHTPTPGIYMGRPTYGGGGGGGGSGSSSGGGGGGGGGGGGGGGGSSSSGGGGGSGPSGPRRNSRDYDRGYDRGYDRGYDRGGCDRYDDRDHYRSYRRSPSPYYRGAYRSRSRSRSYSPRRY
- the tra2b gene encoding transformer-2 protein homolog beta isoform X1 → MSENDKGYAERESRSASRSVSPRGSGKSASRSPARSPARSKEGSRSKSRSQSRSKSGSHSHRGSRRHYSRSRSRSRSYRRRSHSRSYSGERRRRSHSRSPMSNRRRHCGNRANPDPNGCVGVFGLSLYTTERDLRDVFSKYGPLADVSIVYDQQSRRSRGFAFVYFETKDDANEAKERANGMELDGRRIRVDFSITKRPHTPTPGIYMGRPTYGGGGGGGGSGSSSGGGGGGGGGGGGGGGGSSSSGGGGGSGPSGPRRNSRDYDRGYDRGYDRGYDRGGCDRYDDRDHYRSYRRRSPSPYYRGAYRSRSRSRSYSPRRY